GTTTTAACTCACAAGGAAACAAAGGCCTGGATCTGTCGGAGGCAGAGATCTGACGGGCAGTTGGTTAGTACTGTAGATGGTTAGCCGGAGAAGGATCTGTTTGAGGATCTACAGGGAGATTAATCTCTGATTGAGTGTGTGAGAGCTGTCTGGGGATCTGTTGGATGGTTAGCTGGAGGGGATCTGCTTGGGGATCTACTGGAATGGTTGGCTGGGGGGTCTGTTTCGGGATCTATTGGATAGTTAGCTGGAGAGGGTCTAtttggggatctgatctctgATTTACTGAGTGTGTGAGCTGTTGGGGTCTGTTGGATGGATAGCTGGAGGGGCTCTATGGAAGTTGATCTCTGGTGGTTTATTGCGTGTGTGAGCTGTTGGGGTCTGTTGGATAGTTGGGGAGGTCTGCTGAGGATCTCCGTGGGGGTCGATTCAGGGGTGCCCAGTTTGCAGATCTATTGGGGTGCCGGGGGCACAGAGAAGGGGAGGTTTCTCTGTGTTCACGCTactccccctcctctcttcccttctcttctctccccagacGGCTCCTTCCCGATGAGCCAGCGCAGCTTCCCCGCTTCCTTCTGGAACAGCGCGTACCAGCCCTCCTCGGTCCCGGCctccctgagcagcagcctgggcagtCCCCTGGCCGCCGCCGGCCACAGCGAGCTGCCCTTCGCCGGGGCCGACCCCTACTCGCCGGCCGCGCTGCACGGCCACCTGCACCAGGGCGGGCCGGAGCCCTGGCACCACCCGCACCCGCACCCCTACCTGGGCGCGCAGGCCTCCGCCTACCCCCGGCCCGCCGCCATGCACGAGGTCTACGGCGCCCACTTCGACCCCCGCTACAGCCCGCTGCTGGTGCCCGCCGCCTCGGTCCGCCCGCACCGCCTGCCGCCCGCCTCGGCGCCCGCGCCCGGCAGCCCCCAGTGCGAGCTGGGCAAGAGCGAGCCCGCCAGCGCGGCCTGGGCGGCGCCGGGCCCTTTCCCCAGCCCGGCGGGGGACATGGCCCAGGGCCTGGGCCTCAATGTGGACGCAGGTAAGGGGCGCGGCCAGATGGGCTCGTGCCGGGTCTGATCCCGCGCTCCCCGGGGCCGAGGAGAGGTTTGAGTTGGGAGCAGGCTCCGGGCTGCCCCGCCGGGGGGTAACGGGAAGGCTGCTGCCTACgggccctgcctggccccagcaCAAGCTGCCCTCCTGCGAAGGCCGCCTGCAGGCCCCAGGGAGGTGTTTCCAGGCTtcgccttcccccccccgcagccgCTCTCCTCCACTGGGTGAGGGGAAGCACGATTGCTCTGCTCAGGGAAAAGTGCAgcggtttcccctcccccaggaaagCTGATATTTGGTCTTTTATGTGCGATCAGGTGCTCAGGAGGCGCTTTTTGCAGCTATGTTTTCACTGGAAAGGTGAGACAGATATAGC
This genomic window from Eretmochelys imbricata isolate rEreImb1 chromosome 3, rEreImb1.hap1, whole genome shotgun sequence contains:
- the VGLL2 gene encoding transcription cofactor vestigial-like protein 2 isoform X1; protein product: MSCLDVMYQVYGPPQPYFAAAYSPYHQKLAFYSKMQEAPESASTSSSSFSSHAPASIKEEDCSPEKERPPEAEYINSRCVLFTYFQGDISSVVDEHFSRALSQPSSYSPSGASGKTSRSTSSWRDGSFPMSQRSFPASFWNSAYQPSSVPASLSSSLGSPLAAAGHSELPFAGADPYSPAALHGHLHQGGPEPWHHPHPHPYLGAQASAYPRPAAMHEVYGAHFDPRYSPLLVPAASVRPHRLPPASAPAPGSPQCELGKSEPASAAWAAPGPFPSPAGDMAQGLGLNVDAARRYSFCGGSLLS